The following coding sequences lie in one Saimiri boliviensis isolate mSaiBol1 chromosome 6, mSaiBol1.pri, whole genome shotgun sequence genomic window:
- the PSMA1 gene encoding proteasome subunit alpha type-1, which yields MFRNQYDNDVTVWSPQGRIHQIEYAMEAVKQGSATVGLKSKTHAVLVALKRAQSELAAHQKKILHVDNHIGISIAGLTADARLLCNFMRQECLDSRFVFDRPLPVSRLVSLIGSKTQIPTQRYGRRPYGVGLLIAGYDDMGPHIFQTCPSANYFDCRAMSIGARSQSARTYLERHMSEFMECNLNELVKHGLRALRETLPAEQDLTTKNVSIGIVGKDLEFTIYDDDDVSPFLEGLEERPQRKAQPVQPADEPAEKADEPMEH from the exons ATG tttCGAAATCAGTATGACAATGATGTAACTGTTTGGAGCCCTCag ggcaGGATTCATCAAATTGAATATGCAATGGAAGCTGTTAAACAAGGTTCAGCCACAGTTGGTCTGAAATCAAAAACTCATGCAGTGTTGGTTGCATTGAAA AGGGCACAATCAGAGCTTGCAGctcatcagaaaaaaattctccatGTTGACAACCATATCGGTATCTCAATCGCGGGACTTACAGCTGATGCTAGACTCTTATG taATTTTATGCGTCAGGAGTGTTTGGATTCCAGATTTGTATTCGATAGACCACTTCCTGTGTCTCGTCTTGTATCTCTAATTGGAAGCA AGACCCAGATACCAACACAACGATATGGCCGGAGACCTTATGGTGTTGGGCTGCTTATTGCTGGTTATGAT GATATGGGCCCTCACATTTTCCAAACCTGTCCATCTGCTAACTATTTTGACTGCAGAGCTATGTCCATTGGAGCCCGTTCCCAGTCAGCTCGTACTTACTTGGAGAGACATATGTCTGAATTTATGGAGT GCAATTTAAATGAACTAGTTAAACATGGTCTGCGTGCCTTAAGGGAGACACTTCCTGCAGAACAGGACCTAACTACAAAG AATGTTTCCATTGGAATTGTTGGTAAAGACTTGGAATTTACAatctatgatgatgatgatgtgtctCCATTCCTGGAAGGTCTTGAAGAAAGGCCACAGAGAAAGGCACAG